tttttttgaaacatgaaaaaaattggtttttgccaaaagttcaacaaaagtgcgaaaaatgaactttctaatgcagctttcttaccctatgtgcaagtgattccatattacacttgagaagcctctgttatgtcatatacaaataagtggaactgcaaagtaagataagtttttaattttctttctagaggggtggctcaacttaccccctggctcaacttaccccactctcccctactcAGAGATGTCACCTGATTCCActcaaaaatctggaaaaaggtgTGAAAACCCTGTAAAATCATGTAAATTCAGGGCTAAAGACCAGAATATGACtggaaaacaaaaacagaaatttGGACTCTGTAAAAAAACCAGAAACATATTTGTACGATCTTTAGATCGACCGTCGATCCTGACTTCGATGCTTGTTTATATTGGACAATATCAATACATGCAAAAATTCATGtgatcacaattaacaatagtcaattgatttcataaatgatAAGGATTGACCAAGCATCGAACTATATTGCCTAAAAAGTATCATCTTTGACTATTACATACCTTCATAGTATCAGGTGTGATGTATGTGCTCCATGATTTGACCTCTGACCTGTCATCACCCTCCTCAGTTACCATAGTATCTTCCTTGTCACCCATTTTGTTGTCTAAAAATACTGAGTTCGCTGGTGCAAGTAAACATACCTAAAATGGATtatataaaaaatactaaaattaacTTTGATATCAAATTCGGTTAAAAGCATCAAATTTGGGCTTGTCTCTAGACCATTAAACATCTCTCCAAAATAGGATTTTCCTTGAAATCAATGGAATTCTTCTGAGATTAACAATTCTTGAAGAAATTTACAAACAATACCATGAAAGTATAAGTTTACTGAAAACTTAGAATAATGGTACAAATTTAAGGtgaaatttcattttcatttcagaaCTTTATCTGCAAAAAATGTCTACAATCTGTAAATTAAATTCAGTAGTATCATTCTTAATCTTATTGTGGGATAGCCTTTTATGataggaattcataacaattagtgggtttttagcgggttcgccatcggacaacttttagaactgtcaagctttcgccaGGAGTAGCTAttgatggctctgaaaaagagccgttcactgaagactacctcttgtcaacagagaaaaggCATATCTCGACTATCTGCTAAATttgaaggtttggtggctctgaaaagagccgttcaaagaGCCGCACACTTACCTCAAATTTCTTGCTGAATTTGTGCAGTGTCCTATGACTCTTGTGAACTGCTTCCTTCATGGCCCAGAAATTGATGTCATTCCATCGAGAGATCTTGACAAATGCTTTAAGGTCTTTCTCGATGGGTGTCCTCTTTGTGTGGATTTCATTCTGGACTGCTGCACTGAATTGCTTGTAGTAGCTGTACACATTCCATAGGAGATCTCGCACTTCaactaaaaaaaaattggattataggtttattttgaaatttaaaatctgaataaaaagCGCATAGTATTTTAGTACCTAAAATGCACAAATTAATACACTTACACTGTTAAATTCTGGAGAGTAAAATCTACCCGCATATTATGTTAATATTTATCTAACTAGAGGGCCTACTGTCGTGTACAAactaattttctttaaaagatATGCCACTCAATCAACCACTGTAAATTGAGCAAATGTTTAAAGCTTGGTAAACTAACAACTGGCACTGCCACCTTAAAACCTCCAACTGTCATTGTCACCTTAAAACCTACCTTCAGCTGAGGATGGCTTTTCAATCATGCTCATCTGACAATGGAAGGCTAACAGCATGCGTAACCTGGCTCCATACTGCCCCAGGCTGGCGCTTTCCATGAACTGCTGAAAAGCGGTCATGAGGGATTTGATGGTGACCTCTTCGCCTGTTGGTAGACTAGCCTCTTCCCCAGTCTCATGTTCCATTTTCATGATTGGATCGTCAGTTGATAGTTTCTCCTTTTCTTGTTGAAGATACGCATGTAGCAGCTGGTAGAGATGAAACCACCACTTGGTGGCGCTTTGTTCTTGATGGTATGCAACAGTGTCTAAGCATGATGACCAGCACCTGTGCATTATAATATTGTTGAGTCATAATTAAGTTAAcataaaatacagggtgtccccaaagtCTCTTTACCAGTTTAAATCATTATGTATCTAGTAAGAGAAACTGCACCAATACTTATCTCAGGAGGTGAAACATCATGTAATTTATAATTCATAAAACAGCAACAGATAAGTTGACACCAAATACACAGAGATCACTATTACGATACCATAGAATTTCATCTACAAGCATACATGCTTCTTAATGTGTgattttttgacaaaagagacaaAAGCTAAATTAACGTCTGTGAGATACGAAACAGCTGTtaatgccaatacaatagattggtcttaaaataatactggtTTGTAATGTTGCCTGTATTGGTAATTGATTTGCTAACTTGTGAAAGGCGTCtgcattaatttataatttagtGTTCACCTTTTTTCGTTAAAAACTCTTGTAGAAGGAATTCTATGGTATATCATCGTTGTGTCAATCTTAAGAATATCTATACAATTCCATTGGTTCCTGCCTGTGTTATCACCTCCAGGAGATATGAGATGTGAGAGTGACATCACACACAAAATCGCTTACAATTTATATTGGCAACTCTGCAAGCAGGCATAGTATAATTGTGGAAAATTGTGGGTTCACGATGAATACCTACAGGCTCTCGTGTAAAACAAAGCGATTGCATAACTGATGACATCTCTTTCACATCTCATGGATTGGAACAACCTGTCTTATAACACAGACagaactaaactggcctcaaaaagaaacttataatttttcacaaggtcatatcttaaaatcctgtctattaaaatgaactaaaattacacacaggattacttcaatactctactctaaacacatgtcagtaaccaagcagttgtccaactgacacaatagcaaaatgtactgacatggaacacctttctggaccacattcagagcccaacagatttctgttCAGCGTTCGATTTAACTggattcgcatcgcaaaatgcgagtcaTTTTTTACAAGCTGCTACTCAACTACACAGACCTGTAGCAAAAAAATGCGATCCAAAAATATCGGGGGAAAATGCCTAATTGCGACCGTGATTCACGTTGATATACCATACCATTTCATCATTTGCAATTTGCAATTTGTCGAAGTCGAAAATGTTTCCATAATTTCTATTTCCCAGAAAATCATCCACGAAAATATGATCCATAAGTCCGCAAATCGTTTCATTCTGATCACTGAATGTAATGCATTAGCTTCCGTATGCGTCTTCCAGGGATGGCAGCGCTGCTTCGGTTGTTGACAGTCCCTTACATGTGTATCGTTACTCCCACTGTCGGCTGATGCTTCGTAATACGTACGTGCGAAGACAGGCGAGGGAGGCTTGCTAAATTTTCAAACAGCTAATTATAAATGCATGCAGCACGATACACTCACGAAAACAACTTGTTGTATCacctaattatatatgcatgatcGGACCAGTCCATTATTCAGGTCGGGTAAGATTTTAAGAGCGTGTGGGTCGTCGTCAGTAAAATAATTGAATAAAAGAATAGTTAATCAAATTGTTTATTTACAGTGTCATCATTTCATGTTTCGTGAATTTATTATGAGTTATGAAGAAAATAATTGTCCCAATAAGTAACGAGGTGAGGTCATTTTAATTTTCTCATTTGACTTATTTTCGCACCACCAGATATTCACCCctttaatataatgaaaaaagCACGATGCGAGCAGCGAGGCACGCTCGACTTTTTAGCACGTAGCACGTGTTTCAGCTTGCCCGGGGCTGCATGCAGAGGAAAAATAAATAATGGCAGCAAAAACTCCATCTGTGGCGCTTGTTGAAAAGTGGCAGAATGAGTATGATGTCACAAGAAAGTGGATGGACACTGTCGAGGATGGAAAAGGAAACATTATTAAAATCAGTTGCAAGATCTGTCGAAAGCACCAAGCTAAAATCAAATACGCTAAAAACTTTAGCATGGGGATGATCAATGGAGCAACTGGAACGAGTTTAAAGAAAGATAATATCGGAAAGCACTCAACGTCCAAAATCCACGAGACAGCTATGAGGTTAGAAGAGCAACCGATGTCAGTTGCTGACATATACAAGTCCACGGATATTGGACGTTCGTTTAGATCGTCTGAAGCCGAAGAGAGGGCCAGGATTGGGAAGCTGATAGAGATAGCCTACCTACTTGCGTGGAAAGAGAAGCCCCTTACTATGTTTGTGGACATAGTGCAGTTGGAGAAAAGACATGGTGTTCCACTTGGCATGACTTACCATACCGACAAGATGGCAAGCGAGTTCACTGAATGCATTGCAGAGGTAGGACCATATTAATCATCTGAATAAAATacctttaatttttttaaaaatctcttTAGGCCTAAATATAGTACTTCAGTCCTTCGTTTAAATAAATCAGTGGAGCTCAACAATTAATTGCTCTCCTGGAATTGTTGAATTAGAAATAGTAGAAGTAGTAGATTTGCGTCCACCGACCACCGCCCTTCCGCATGCTTGCGCTCCCAAACCGACCAcatattttttcttttaaaaacaaaatcattatttACCACTACAGGAACATAAAAAAATGGCTTTCGAACATAAAATCAGCAAGTTTGAAGTTGGTATAAGTATAACAGGTTCCGAAAACTGTACAACCGGCCCTTGTAATTGGACGCTAATTTGGGATCAGCTAAATCAGCTCcatcgatattataataatttatgcttaTGCGTAGTGGGGAATCCCATGAATTCCCATCCTGATTGGTTGTGCCAAGTTGTTTACAGAAAGGATCCACGTGTttggagattaagagatgaatccATCTATGTACATGATGTAAGGAGGACTAGCGCGAAAATGCGCGATTCCAATTTGACGCTCGGCTCATTTGGTCAGCTCATTTGTTACCATGGGGGTTGATGATAAATCGGGGATCAGTGACAATGTTTATGTTTTATAATACGGTACGGCAATGTTTTTGATTGATCTTTATGAGAAAGGAGTTTTGACAACATAATAATCAAATTAGTTGTAGGCCTATGGGCCTAGATAttaattttactttaattttcatGAAAACACTAATTCAGTAGTACATCTGTATCTGTACATGCGTCACAGCGTCAGCATATATTTAAGATGGATCATGATCATCTTTATATTATTTAAAGATATATTTTAACtttttactataggcctacacccccAACTTAATAAATTAATCACTCTCCCCTTACCCTTCCCTCCTGTCTTAGGAGCTCTTGGGTCGTTCCCAATACTTCAGTATCTACGTTGACGGATCTACTGATATTACTGTTGTCGAGCGTGAACTGATTTACATATCGTTTATTGACAAGAGAGAGCATTCTCCTTTACCTACCTGCATGAAATTCTTGGCAATCAAGAGCCCTACCGATTCCACTGCCCTGGGGGTCACGTCTTGCATCAACTCAGTTCTTGAAGAATTTAATCTGCAAGAAGCAAATGCGAGCATGGTTGGGTTTTGTGCAGATGGCGCCTCCGTTAACATGGGCCACAGAAGTGGCGTGGCAGCAAAGCTTAAAAATTCTAACCCACCTCGAGACTGGTTAGTGGTGGTCCACTGTCAAAACCATCGTCTTGAACTGGCAGCGAAGGATGCGTTTGCAAACAGCGGAGTGACAGAAGTGATGACCATGCTCAATTCCATGTATGCGGTCTACTCCAGGAGCTTTAAAAGGTTGAGGGACTTGAAAACTGTAAGTGGATTGTActcttttaatattttataaataatttaaaagcaataatgaaataaatttgtaataataaattaataattataatgacaaaaaaattgacaattGCAATTTCAtgccaaaatgaaaaaaaaatgatgatgatgatgaatatgattGCAGTCTTGCAGATGAATGTAAATTGATTTGAACAATGAATGCTAATTTGAAATTTCACTTGTTGTGATTTGAATcacacagatgaattcatcttTTAATCTCCAAATACGTGAATTCTTTCTGTAAACAACTTTGCAATTGCATAAAATTGAACCAACTTGTGATTGTGATTTGTGATGTTATCTCTACTATATCATAATTCATATATATTTTCATTCAGCTGGCAGATGTGATGGAAGACTCTATTACCAAGCTTGTGAAAGCTAATGGTACTCGTTGGGTGCAGTTCAAGTCGCGTGCGTGTGTGGCGCTTCTGAAATCCTACCCTTATATCATCTCTCACCTGGAAAATGAGGCTGCTGCTACATCAACCGTTCCTGCAGATAAGGCCAAACTACTGGGGTACCTGAGGATCCTGAAGGGTGTTAAGTTCCTTATCACTCTGGTGTTCTTCAAGGAAGTCTTGGAACCTCTGTCGCAGCTATCACTTAGTTTGCAGAAAACTGCTGTGAGTTTCGACAGCTCAATGGCCAGTCTGGACACATTTTACCAGAGTGTGGAGAAGTTGAAGGAGCTGTGTCAGGTTCAGCCTACTGTTACCGTTGTCGTCAAGCAAGAAGATCATGAAGATGTGGCAGAGCCCGCAGAGGTGCACGATGTGGTTGATGAGAATGAGATGGATGATGTGGATGAATCAGATGACAATGTGGAAGTGGAAGTTGTTGAAGATGAACCGGCTGAAGTTGAACCTCCAGCAAAAAAACATGCTGTTGAAGGTTTGGATTTCAAAGATGTCGTAGAAGAACTCAAGCGTAAGGTAGGCCGACTGATTGTTGACTTCTAATATTGATGGCATTTGATGATGAATTTCAGCATCACATCATTCCACAAGTTCAACCCCACAAGAACaagatttataataataatgattaatgAGACGCTTGTATAGTGCAGAAATACCTTAAAAAGGCCTAAGCGCTTTACAGAAATATTCAAGcaatagcaaacacaaaaagtaaaaaaaaaaaaaacaatgataaaaccgcattaaatacaatttatacaaagaaataaaataaacacaaagTTAAGAGAGAGTATCATGTATTACTTTATGTCCACCACTAATATGATATTTTAATGTAAAATAATGTGATGTTATAAATGTTCTCTTTATTTCTCACAATAATAATTTATGTAACAGATTGATGCAGGAGCACCTTTGACATACAGGGGAATTACTCTTTCTGGACAGGTGAGCATTGATGCTATGAAAGTGAAGCTGCTTGGTCTGTTGGAGAAGGTTGAGAAATGCGTCCGGAACAGATTGGGCGACATCAACGAGGACATACAACTTAAACCAGTGCGACTGATGAACACCCGCGTTTGGCCAAGAGAGAAAGAAACACTTCTAGGGTTTGGAGTTGATGAAGTGGTGACTTTCACAGAGCATTTCTCTTCCTTGGTGGAATCTAGGGGTAAGTTAGTTAGACTGTTACGACACTAACGACAGTATTTCATTGTTCTAGTAATTAGTAATAAAGTGGTTAACTATATATACTAATTTTGTGTGTTTAATTACCTTCTTCTGCCACTCTCATTAtaatcaaattatttttattcTGAAAGGTTGCTGTCCTGATGATCTGCTGTCTGAATGGAATCGCTTCAAGACGTTTTGGCTGATGAATATGACCCAACTAGCTCCAGATGAAACATGGCAAGTTCTCATTAACCACTACACCAAGCAATATCCCAATCTTGTACACATGATTTCGGTGCTGTTACTTATTCCAGGTAAGCAAATATAACTTAAAGATAAACTACTAGTGTTTGTATAAGCTGATAATAAGCATAGATTATACAACTTTTCATgatataaattttttttattaagagtat
Above is a window of Amphiura filiformis chromosome 7, Afil_fr2py, whole genome shotgun sequence DNA encoding:
- the LOC140156464 gene encoding zinc finger protein 862-like, which translates into the protein MGMINGATGTSLKKDNIGKHSTSKIHETAMRLEEQPMSVADIYKSTDIGRSFRSSEAEERARIGKLIEIAYLLAWKEKPLTMFVDIVQLEKRHGVPLGMTYHTDKMASEFTECIAEELLGRSQYFSIYVDGSTDITVVERELIYISFIDKREHSPLPTCMKFLAIKSPTDSTALGVTSCINSVLEEFNLQEANASMVGFCADGASVNMGHRSGVAAKLKNSNPPRDWLVVVHCQNHRLELAAKDAFANSGVTEVMTMLNSMYAVYSRSFKRLRDLKTLADVMEDSITKLVKANGTRWVQFKSRACVALLKSYPYIISHLENEAAATSTVPADKAKLLGYLRILKGVKFLITLVFFKEVLEPLSQLSLSLQKTAVSFDSSMASLDTFYQSVEKLKELCQVQPTVTVVVKQEDHEDVAEPAEVHDVVDENEMDDVDESDDNVEVEVVEDEPAEVEPPAKKHAVEGLDFKDVVEELKRKIDAGAPLTYRGITLSGQVSIDAMKVKLLGLLEKVEKCVRNRLGDINEDIQLKPVRLMNTRVWPREKETLLGFGVDEVVTFTEHFSSLVESRGCCPDDLLSEWNRFKTFWLMNMTQLAPDETWQVLINHYTKQYPNLVHMISVLLLIPVSNDNRRRGFSTMGRVKTDERNRISSQSLDQLMRISLDGPEPEVYDSTKATEGFFTKKKRRPNQGSR